The following DNA comes from Streptomyces sp. NBC_00273.
AGTTCGGTGCCGACGGGGCCGCGGCGGCCGCTGCCCAGCACGATCTCGGCCAGGCCGCCCATGCCCTGCCCCTGGTCGGTGGCGGCGGCCCACCGCGCCATCAGGGAGGCCGGGGTGGCCCGGGCCAGTCCCAGCTCGTCCAGCAGCCGCGCGGTGGCGGGCAGGGCGGCCGCGGCCGCCCGGTAGGGCTCGGCGGAGCCGCCCCCCTCTGCGGTGCGCAGCGGGGCCAGGGCCCGGGCGAAGCGCTCGGCCCAGGCGGCGGAGACGGAGTCGGCGGTGGCGGTGCCCCCCGACGGGACCGGCCTGCCGCCGCTGATCGTGAAGGTGCGTACGGCCGTGGCCACGTCGCCGCTGAGCAGGGCGACCGCGCCGCAGTCCCGGAAGGCGGGGGAGTTCGCGCAGGCGGCCTCGTACGTCTCTTCGACCGGCGAGGCGGGGGTGGCGGCCGGGGCCTCGGCGAGCACGAGCACGTGGATCCCGGCGGCCGGCCCGTGCGAGGCGAGCCGGCCGGTGACGTCGCGCAGCGGCCCGGCTCCGGGATCGCCGTCGAGGACGAGGAGCGTGTGCGGGCCCTCGTACACGGCGGCGGCCCGCCGGACCTGTCCGGCGTCGGCGGCGGACCAGTGCACGCCGAGCGGCCCCTCGTCGAGGCGCCGGGTCAGCTCACCCGTGCGGGCGGCGGCCTGGTCGCGGTCGTACGCGAGCAGGAGCCGGCAGTCCTGGCCGTGCGCGGGCCGTACGTGGGGCAGCCAGCCGAGCCAGCCCCAGTCGCGCCGCCGGTCGGCGAGGCCGCGCGCCCGGTCGGCGGAGACGAGCACGATCTCCAACTGCCCCGGCGCGTGCAGTGCCGCCAGTTGCGCGACGACCCAGCGGGCCGCCCCGGCCAGTCGGGCCCGAGGGCCGGCCAGCCCGAGGGCGCCGACGGCGGGCAGGGACACCCGGCTCCCGGCTCCGAGCCCCACGTCCAGTACGGCGGGATGCCCGGGCGTACGGGACCACAGGCGCTCGGTGGGGCCCATCGCGGCCAGCAGCACCGCGGCGGGATCGTCGGGGTGGGGTGCGACGGCCACCGGCTCCTGCGGGGCCTCGGCGGGCTCCTCGCCGCGCACCCACTTGCGCGCCCAGGCGCCGAGGCCCTTGCGCCGCCCGGGGCCCGCGCCGGAGCTCGGGCTCGGTGGTGCTGCGCTCTGCGACCCGGCTTCGCGGGAGGTGCCGGGGATGCTCGGGACGCCCGGGGCGTCGGGGACCTCGGGCGCGTCCGGATCGGGTCCGGGCGCGGCCGGATCCGCCCCGGGGAGCGGGCCGGGCAGCGGGAGGGCGGTGACGGGCCGGGCGGCGACCGACAGGTGGCCCTGGAGGTCCGGGGTCACCGACAGCGCGGGAGCGCCCGCGGGGGCCAGCCGCAGGGTGGACTCGCCGACCCGCAGCAGCGCGCCCGGGGGCAGGGCGACGGGCTGCGCCCCCACCGGGGCGCCGTCCAGCGTGGTGCCGTTCGTCGAGTTCAGGTCGGCCACCGCGACCCGACCGTCGGGGATGACCGTGACCGCGCAGTGCAGCCGGGAGACATCGGGGTCGTCGAGGGGGACGTCGGCGTCGGCGGAGCGGCCCACCCGGATCTGCCCGCTGTGCAGCAGGTGCACCCCGCCCGCGTCGGGTCCGGCGACGACGTGCAGCTGGGCCGCGCCGAGGCCGTCCTCGGGCAGGACGTCCGGCACGGGCCCGTGCAGCGCCAGTACCGCGCCGTCCACGAGCGGCGGCTCGCCCAGCACCCGCCGCTGGAGGTCGAGGCGCTCGGAGCCGGCGTACAGCACGACCGTGCCCCCGGTGTCGGGCCCGCCGACGGTCGCCGCGAGCCCGGAGGCGACCGCGGCCAGCGCGGTGCCGACGGGGGCGGTGACGAGTACGTCACAGCTCGCGGGGGCGGTCGCGGTCTGGTGGCCGCTGCGCGACCCAAGGACGGTCAGCCGGATCTGCATCGCCGTCAGCGGTCCCTTCTGCGCGGTGCGCGGTGTGTGCGCCCGGCAGGGGAATCCCGTGACATGACCGCCCGGTCGCCCCCCACCCGGCACGGACGCGTCGTCCGGTCAGGTCTGCCCGGAAGGCGGGGCTCCCGTCCCGTGCCGTCCGTACAGGTGCATCCTCGCACCTGTCACGGACAACACGCCCGGCACCTGGCAATAAATGATCTTGATGTTTCGGGACCCGGGTCGGACCCCGATCGGATCCGGACAGCAAGGCGGCAGAAGACGGGGAAAATCGCCTCCGGCATACCCCGCAAACATCACCCTCCGTACATATGTGCGGCAACCAACCTCCGGGGACCGGCGTCTTCCAGGGGGACACCCCCTAGAGTGGGCCGAAAACCAATCAGCGGATCGACCACATCCGACGACAGCAGGGGAGCGCGAGACGTGCGGCCAGTCGGCAGCAAGTACCTGCTCGAGGAGCCGCTCGGGCGCGGCGCCACGGGCACTGTCTGGCGTGCCCGCCAGAGGGAGGCCGCCGGCGCGGAGGCGGCCGTCGCGGGACAGCCCGGCGAGACCGTGGCCATCAAGGTCCTCAAGGAGGAGCTGGCCCAGGATCCCGACATCGTCATGCGCTTCCTGCGGGAGCGCTCGGTCCTGCTGCGCCTGACCCACCCCAACATCGTGCGCACCCGCGACCTCGTCGTCGAGGGCGATCTGCTGGCCCTGGTCATGGACCTGATCGACGGCCCGGACCTGCACCGGTACCTGCGCGAGAACGGCCCCTTCACGCCCGTCGCCGCGAGCCTGCTGACCGCGCAGATCGCCGACGCCCTCGCCGCCAGCCACGCCGACGGAGTGGTCCACCGCGACCTGAAGCCGGCCAACGTGCTGCTCGACGAGCGCGGCGGACAGATGAAGCCGATGCTCACCGACTTCGGCATCGCCCGCCTCGCCGACTCCCCGGGCCTGACCCGCACCCACGAGTTCGTCGGCACCCCGGCCTACGTCGCGCCCGAGTCCGCCGAGGGCCGCCCGCAGACCTCCGCCGTCGACATCTACGGCGCCGGCATCCTGCTGTACGAGCTGCTCACCGGCCGCCCGCCGTTCGCCGGTGGCACCGCGCTCGAAGTGCTCCACCGCCACCTCAGCGAGGACCCGCAGCGGCCCTCGACCGTGCCCGAGCCGCTGTGGACGGTCATCGAGCGCTGCCTGCGCAAGGAGCCGAACGAGCGCCCCAGCGCCGAGAGCCTGGCCCGCGGGCTGCGCGTGGTGGCCTCCGGCATCGGCGTGCACTCCTCGGCCGCCGAGGTGGAGGCCGCGCTCGGCGTGGGTGCGCTGCTCGCGCCCGACCCCTCGCCGGCTCCGGTCCCCGAGACCCCCGACGCGGGCGCGTACGACCCGAACGCCATGACGAGCGTCATGCCGCCGGTCGGCGCGGCCGACGCCACCTCGGTGCTGCCCATGGGGTCCCCCCGGCCGGGAGGGGCCGCGGGCCCCGGGGCCGACCCGACCTCGGTGATGCCCCCGGTGCAGCGGCCCGACTCGCCGCACCCGTGGCAGTCGCAGATGCAGGCCGCCCGCGACCGCAACGAGCAGACCCAGATCCAGTACCTCGACCCGAACGAGGACCCCCTGCGCCGCCGCCCGCAGCGGCAGGCGCCCCCGCCGCCGCAGCACCGGCCCCAGCAGCCGCAGCAGCCCCAGCAGCCGCCGCAGTACCGGCAGGGCCCGCCGCCCCCGCAGCAGCAGTACCAGCAGCCCCAGCAGCCGCAGTACCGCCCGCCGCAGCCGCCGCCCCAGCAGCAGTACGCGCCGCCCCCGCCGCCGCAGCACTACCAGCCGCAGCAGCACCAGCCCCAGCCGTACCAGCAGCAGCCTCCGCCGCAGCAGCCCCAGTACCGCCAGCCGCAGCAGCAGCCCCCGCAGCCCCCGCCGCAGCAGCGGCCGGCCCCCCGGGAGCCGCGCGAGCCGCGCCGCCGCAGCGCCAACCCGGTGCGGATCCCCGGCCTCGGCTGCCTCAAGGGCTGCCTGGTGCTGATCCTGGTGTTCTTCGTCGCCGGCTGGCTGGTCTGGGAACTGACCCCGCTTCAGGAGTGGATCGGTACCGGCCGGGGCTGGTGGGACCAGGTCTGGACCTGGGGCGGCGACGCCGTGGACTGGGTCAGCACGATCGGGGACTCCGCTGGCTCCTCGGGCTCCACCAAGCCCTGAAACGAACCCTCGTAGCTCCGACTTCGTGGATTTGTCGACTTCTGGGACACGATTTCGCTCGCAGAAGTGAAGGTCGCCGCGAATCCGGACCCCTGCTGGCCTCTAATGCCCACCCGGCCGCGTAGCTTTGGTGCGTACGCCAGCCGCTGAGGGAGCAGTCGTGGCACGGAAGATCGGCAGCCGGTACACCGCGCACCAGATCCTGGGGCGCGGCAGCGCGGGCACGGTGTGGCTGGGCGAGGGGCCTGACGGGCCCGTCGCCGTCAAACTGCTGCGCGAGGACCTCGCGTCCGACCAGGAACTCGTCGGACGCTTCGTCCAGGAGCGCAGCGCGCTGCTCGGCCTGGAGCATCCGCACGTCGTGTCCGTCCGCGACCTCGTCGTGGACGGCAACGACCTCGCCCTCGTCATGGACCTCGTCCGCGGCACGGACCTGCGCACGCGCCTGGACCGCGAACGGCGGCTCGCCCCCGAGGCGGCCGTGGCGATCGTCGCGGACGTGGCCGACGCGTTGGCCGCGGCGCACGCGGCGGGGGTCGTCCACCGGGACGTCAAGCCGGAGAACGTCCTGCTGGACATGCAGGGCCGGCTCGGCCCCGGCGGCTCGCACCCGGCGCTGCTGACCGACTTCGGCGTGGCCAAGCTGATCGACTCCCCGCGGCGGGCCTCCACGGGCCGGGCCTCGGCCCCCACGACCCGGATCATCGGCACCCCGGACTACCTGGCGCCGGAGATCGTCGAGGGCCTGCCCCCGCGTGCCGCGGTGGACATATACGCCCTGGCCACGGTCCTGTACGAGCTGCTGGCCGGGTTCACCCCCTTCGGCGGGGGCCACCCGGGCGCGGTCCTGCGGCGGCACGTGACGGAGACGGTGGTCCCGCTGCCGGGGATCCCCGACGAGCTGTGGCAGCTCATGGTCCAGTGCCTGGCCAAGGCCCCGGCCTCGCGGCTGCGGGCCTCGGAGCTGTCGGTGCGGCTGCGGGACCTGCTCCCGATGCTGGCCGGGATGCCGCCGCTGGACGTGGACGAGCCGGACGATGCGGATCCGGACCCCGAGCCTTCGGAGGAACCGGCGGCCGACCCGGTCCGGCGGCGGGGCGTGGTCCCGCTGGTGCCGGGCTCGGCGACCGACTCCAACCGGGACACCCACACCTCGATGCGGGTGCCGGGGCCGGACGAGCTGGCGGGCGGGGCGCTGGGCACCGCCCGGGTCCCGCGCCCGGCCGGCGGCCACCGCCCCGGCTCCGCCCGCCACCGGGCGGAGGCGGCCCGCAAGCGCCGCCTGGTCCTGTCGGCATCGGCCCTGGCCCTGGCCGCGGCGATCGGTCTGGGCACGTGGCTGGCGGTCTCGGGCGACGACCCGGCGCCCCGGCAGGACCACAAGCAGTCGGTTCCGCGGGTCCCGTAGCGCCGTGCGGCGCCGCTGTCGGGGGCTCCGCCCCCGAACCCCCGCGCCTCAATCGCCGGCGGGGCTGGATTTTCCAGCCCGTCCGGCGATTGAGGACCGGGTCCGGGCAGAGTTTGTTACACCGAGGCCAGTTCCGGGTGCCAGCGCCGCGCCACGGCGGGGTGGGCGCGGACCCAGCCCTTCAGCTCGTTGCGGCCGTACTGGGCGTGCAGCGGGTTCGACTCGTCGTGCGCGACACCGGGCGCGGAACGCAGGTAGTCGCCCGGGACGGTCTCGATCACCGCGTCCAGCCGCGGGTTGTAGAAGAACGGCACCGAGTACCGCTCCACCGCGCCGGGCGGGCTGACCACGCGGTGGTCCGTCGCCGTCAGGTAGCCCTCGGTCGCGATCTCCAGCAGCTCGCCCAGGTTCACCACGAAGGCGCCCGGCATCGGCGGTACGTCCACGTAGCCGCCGTCCCGGACCACCTGGAGGCCGCCCACCGAGTCCTGCAGCAGGAGGGTCAGGAAGCCGTAGTCCTTGTGCGCGCCGACCCCCTGGTCGGCGCCGGAGGGGGCCGATCCCGGGTAGCGGATCAGCTTGGTGTGCAGGTGCGGGCGGTCCGCGAAGGCCTCGTCGAAGAAGTCCGCCGGGGCGCCGATCGCCACGAGGAGCTCCTGGAGCAGGCGGTGGGCGACCGCCGCGAGCCGGGTCTGCCAGTCCAGGACGACCGTACGGAGCTCCGGGAGGGCGGCGGGCCACTGGTTCGGGCCCTCCAGCCACAGGAACGCCGGGTCGTCCGGCCCCACGACCGGCGCCGGGCGCTCCGCGCCGACGTCGAGCTGGTCCCGCCAGTCGGAGGCGCCGCCGGTCAGCTCGTGGCCGATCCGGGTGTAGCCGCGGAAGTGGGGGGAGTTCAGATTGCTGACGGCGAGCCGGTCGGCTTCGGGGAGGGCGAAGAAGGCCTTGGTCAGCTCGAGGATGCGGGCGCTCTCGGCGGCAGTGACGCCGTGCCCGGTCAGGTGCAGGAAACCGGTGTCCCTGGCGGCTGCGTGCAGCTTCTTCAGGAAATCGGCCCGCTGGGCCGGGTCGTCGGCCTGGGAGAGGTCCAGGACGGGGAGAGAGTGCGCGGACGGCATGACGGCTCCGTTTCGGATGTCACGGGGTCCTGTTCCCCAAAGGTGGTGGGGGCCGCGGGCGGGGGGCGGGTCTCCGACAGGGATGGTGCCGGGACCACGGGGCCGCGTACAGGACCAAGTCGGATCGTGGTGGATCAGGCTTGGGTTCGGTCCGGCGGCGGACAGCTCGTCGTCGTGACACGCATGTGGTCGACATGGCGGCGCTTGACGAGGTGAACGGTCATAGACAGAGGGTACGCCCGTACGATCCATCACCAGAACGGGTGATTCGGCCTGGCCGGACTGCGTTGTCCGGGGACCGGCTACGCTGGACCCGTGGCAGTCGTCGATGTTTCCGAAGAGCTGAAGTCCCTCTCCTCGACCATGGGGTCGATCGAGGCCGTCCTGGACCTCGACAAGCTGAGGGCAGATATCGCCGTGCTCGAGGAGCAGGCCGCTGCGCCGTCCCTGTGGGACGACCCGGAGGCCGCCCAGAAGATCACGAGCAAGCTTTCGCACCTCCAGGCGGAGGTCCGCAAGACCGAGACCCTGCGGGGGCGCATCGACGACCTCGCGGTGCTCTTCGACCTCGCCCAGGAAATGGACGACGCGGACACCCTGGCCGAGGCCGAGGCCGAGCTGGTCTCCGTCCGCAAGGCGCTGGACGAGATGGAGGTCCGGACCCTGCTCTCCGGCGAGTACGCCGAGCGCGAGGCCCTGGTCAACATCCGCGCCGAGGCCGGTGGCGTCGACGCCTCCGACTTCGCCGAGCGCCTCCAGCGCATGTACCTGCGCTGGGCGGAGCGGCACGGCTACTCGACCGAGATCTACGAGACCTCGTACGCGGAAGAGGCCGGCATCAAGTCGACCACCTTCGTGGTCAAGGCCCCGTACGCCTACGGAACGCTCTCCGTCGAGCAGGGCACCCACCGCCTCGTGCGCATCTCGCCCTTCGACAACCAGGGCCGCCGCCAGACCTCCTTCGCGGGCGTCGAGGTGCTCCCGGTCGTGGAGACCAGCGACCACGTCGAGATCGACGAGGCCGAGCTGCGCGTCGACGTGTACCGCGCCTCCGGCCCCGGCGGCCAGGGCGTCAACACCACCGACTCGGCGGTCCGCATCACGCACATCCCGACCGGCATCGTGGTCTCCTGCCAGAACGAGCGCTCGCAGATCCAGAACAGGGCGAGCGCCATGAACGTCCTCCAGGCCAAGCTGCTGGAGCGGCGCCGCCAGGAGGAGAAGGACAGGATGGACGCCCTCAAGGACGGCGGCAGCTCCTGGGGCAACCAGATGCGCTCCTACGTCCTGCACCCGTACCAGATGGTCAAGGACCTGCGGACGGAGTTCGAGGTCGGCAACCCGCAGGCGGTGCTCGACGGCGAGATCGACGGCTTCCTGGAAGCCGGGATCCGCTGGCGCAAGCAGCAGGAGCAGACCGCGTAACCCTCGGTAGCCGCGGCGTACCTCGCGTACAAGCGGAAGGGCCCGGACACATGGTGTCCGGGCCCTTCCGCGTGTGTGATCGGAACGTGGCACGGGCCTACCGCGGGCACCACGGCCGGGCGGTCTAGGCGGTGTGCTGGGCCACCAGGACCAGAGCCGTCACGAGGACCACCATGAGCACGATGAGCGTCACGGGGTTCAGGCCGGAGAAGGGGCCCTCCTGCTGGAGGCGCTCCCGGTTCGCCCGGCATACCGGGCAGCGGCCCTGGCTGACGGGTGCGGCGCAGTTCGCGCACACGAGCCGGTCATATGTCATGCGCTCCTCCTCTCGTCCCCTCGGTCTTCTGTCGCCTATAACGGCGTGGGGAACCGGAGCGTTCCCCCTACCACTGTGCCAGCT
Coding sequences within:
- a CDS encoding FHA domain-containing protein encodes the protein MQIRLTVLGSRSGHQTATAPASCDVLVTAPVGTALAAVASGLAATVGGPDTGGTVVLYAGSERLDLQRRVLGEPPLVDGAVLALHGPVPDVLPEDGLGAAQLHVVAGPDAGGVHLLHSGQIRVGRSADADVPLDDPDVSRLHCAVTVIPDGRVAVADLNSTNGTTLDGAPVGAQPVALPPGALLRVGESTLRLAPAGAPALSVTPDLQGHLSVAARPVTALPLPGPLPGADPAAPGPDPDAPEVPDAPGVPSIPGTSREAGSQSAAPPSPSSGAGPGRRKGLGAWARKWVRGEEPAEAPQEPVAVAPHPDDPAAVLLAAMGPTERLWSRTPGHPAVLDVGLGAGSRVSLPAVGALGLAGPRARLAGAARWVVAQLAALHAPGQLEIVLVSADRARGLADRRRDWGWLGWLPHVRPAHGQDCRLLLAYDRDQAAARTGELTRRLDEGPLGVHWSAADAGQVRRAAAVYEGPHTLLVLDGDPGAGPLRDVTGRLASHGPAAGIHVLVLAEAPAATPASPVEETYEAACANSPAFRDCGAVALLSGDVATAVRTFTISGGRPVPSGGTATADSVSAAWAERFARALAPLRTAEGGGSAEPYRAAAAALPATARLLDELGLARATPASLMARWAAATDQGQGMGGLAEIVLGSGRRGPVGTELVHDGPHLLVEGPAGSGRTELLRSVAASLSAAARPDRLGLLLLDGAGGERGDGLLPCTELPHVCAHLVASDPLRMREFAQALGAELKRRSELLEDLSFAEWHAQREVSDRMVAPRRPAPGEQRGDLDPQRTGTLRLRASTTRTDPPGPSPLPRLVVLVDDLDALVAPGLGSTGRPAAGSVVRALEAVAREGARLGVHLVAASAHPDRTADTGPARLVTLRVELDAPDQPGPGRGLLRFGDGRTVPFQAGRVTGRIPRTATQRPTVVPVEWERMGDPPARRPVRELGNGPTDLALLASALDRASHLVSAIPVLFPPAP
- a CDS encoding serine/threonine-protein kinase; its protein translation is MRPVGSKYLLEEPLGRGATGTVWRARQREAAGAEAAVAGQPGETVAIKVLKEELAQDPDIVMRFLRERSVLLRLTHPNIVRTRDLVVEGDLLALVMDLIDGPDLHRYLRENGPFTPVAASLLTAQIADALAASHADGVVHRDLKPANVLLDERGGQMKPMLTDFGIARLADSPGLTRTHEFVGTPAYVAPESAEGRPQTSAVDIYGAGILLYELLTGRPPFAGGTALEVLHRHLSEDPQRPSTVPEPLWTVIERCLRKEPNERPSAESLARGLRVVASGIGVHSSAAEVEAALGVGALLAPDPSPAPVPETPDAGAYDPNAMTSVMPPVGAADATSVLPMGSPRPGGAAGPGADPTSVMPPVQRPDSPHPWQSQMQAARDRNEQTQIQYLDPNEDPLRRRPQRQAPPPPQHRPQQPQQPQQPPQYRQGPPPPQQQYQQPQQPQYRPPQPPPQQQYAPPPPPQHYQPQQHQPQPYQQQPPPQQPQYRQPQQQPPQPPPQQRPAPREPREPRRRSANPVRIPGLGCLKGCLVLILVFFVAGWLVWELTPLQEWIGTGRGWWDQVWTWGGDAVDWVSTIGDSAGSSGSTKP
- a CDS encoding serine/threonine-protein kinase, coding for MARKIGSRYTAHQILGRGSAGTVWLGEGPDGPVAVKLLREDLASDQELVGRFVQERSALLGLEHPHVVSVRDLVVDGNDLALVMDLVRGTDLRTRLDRERRLAPEAAVAIVADVADALAAAHAAGVVHRDVKPENVLLDMQGRLGPGGSHPALLTDFGVAKLIDSPRRASTGRASAPTTRIIGTPDYLAPEIVEGLPPRAAVDIYALATVLYELLAGFTPFGGGHPGAVLRRHVTETVVPLPGIPDELWQLMVQCLAKAPASRLRASELSVRLRDLLPMLAGMPPLDVDEPDDADPDPEPSEEPAADPVRRRGVVPLVPGSATDSNRDTHTSMRVPGPDELAGGALGTARVPRPAGGHRPGSARHRAEAARKRRLVLSASALALAAAIGLGTWLAVSGDDPAPRQDHKQSVPRVP
- a CDS encoding isopenicillin N synthase family dioxygenase, giving the protein MPSAHSLPVLDLSQADDPAQRADFLKKLHAAARDTGFLHLTGHGVTAAESARILELTKAFFALPEADRLAVSNLNSPHFRGYTRIGHELTGGASDWRDQLDVGAERPAPVVGPDDPAFLWLEGPNQWPAALPELRTVVLDWQTRLAAVAHRLLQELLVAIGAPADFFDEAFADRPHLHTKLIRYPGSAPSGADQGVGAHKDYGFLTLLLQDSVGGLQVVRDGGYVDVPPMPGAFVVNLGELLEIATEGYLTATDHRVVSPPGAVERYSVPFFYNPRLDAVIETVPGDYLRSAPGVAHDESNPLHAQYGRNELKGWVRAHPAVARRWHPELASV
- the prfB gene encoding peptide chain release factor 2 — its product is MAVVDVSEELKSLSSTMGSIEAVLDLDKLRADIAVLEEQAAAPSLWDDPEAAQKITSKLSHLQAEVRKTETLRGRIDDLAVLFDLAQEMDDADTLAEAEAELVSVRKALDEMEVRTLLSGEYAEREALVNIRAEAGGVDASDFAERLQRMYLRWAERHGYSTEIYETSYAEEAGIKSTTFVVKAPYAYGTLSVEQGTHRLVRISPFDNQGRRQTSFAGVEVLPVVETSDHVEIDEAELRVDVYRASGPGGQGVNTTDSAVRITHIPTGIVVSCQNERSQIQNRASAMNVLQAKLLERRRQEEKDRMDALKDGGSSWGNQMRSYVLHPYQMVKDLRTEFEVGNPQAVLDGEIDGFLEAGIRWRKQQEQTA